From the genome of Clostridium sp. BNL1100, one region includes:
- a CDS encoding MDR family MFS transporter yields the protein METNEKSKLNYALLMTALVTGAFLMSLASSTINIALPYLMSQFNTSLDMVKWTMTGFMLATGIMAPITCFFGEKFSYKRTYLISITGFTVCSLLCIASWNVQSLIVFRIFQGIFNGFAVPSTMSIIYQVVPREKQGFSISLWSLSAMLAPAFGPTLSGWLIQVFNWKAIFLINIPFGIVAILLIIKAIPFYKLNPPVSFDLFGFTTCLAASILLLTTFSEAAKWGWTSLKTIIFMAVGLTVLSVFIIRELKAKNPILNLSIFKNKGFTVSVIIRSVITMGLYAGSLLTPLFLQNAQHVSALDAGLILLPSSLVMALSMLIVGKLCDRIDPRIFVITGVISMAVGSYFLSHLTVDSSHTYIVLCMMLRNIGIALATSPVTNIGMSSLDRKLVGNGSSVNNWVTQSIGCLSIGIFTSLLTFQAKQHAVDLVKTGDALKLSKDFISDKSFVMGINDVYFISMVIVLIAVPICFLLKRSNPHKPKSVSVSTKVTTVE from the coding sequence ATGGAAACCAATGAAAAAAGCAAATTAAATTACGCATTATTAATGACTGCATTAGTCACAGGCGCATTTCTCATGAGTCTCGCTTCCAGTACTATTAATATAGCATTACCTTATTTAATGAGTCAGTTTAATACCAGTCTTGATATGGTGAAATGGACTATGACTGGCTTTATGCTGGCAACCGGAATTATGGCACCGATAACCTGCTTTTTTGGAGAAAAATTCAGTTATAAAAGAACATACCTGATTTCAATTACCGGATTTACAGTATGCTCATTATTATGTATAGCTTCCTGGAATGTACAATCCTTAATAGTTTTTCGTATATTTCAGGGCATTTTCAATGGGTTTGCGGTTCCTTCAACCATGTCAATTATTTATCAGGTTGTACCCAGAGAAAAGCAAGGATTTTCAATAAGTTTATGGAGTCTTTCTGCAATGCTTGCCCCTGCATTCGGGCCTACATTAAGTGGCTGGCTCATACAAGTATTTAATTGGAAAGCAATCTTTTTAATCAATATACCTTTTGGAATAGTTGCGATATTATTAATTATCAAAGCTATCCCGTTTTATAAGCTGAATCCACCTGTGAGTTTTGACTTGTTTGGTTTTACAACATGCTTGGCAGCAAGCATCTTGCTATTGACAACATTTAGCGAGGCTGCAAAATGGGGTTGGACTTCCCTTAAAACTATAATATTTATGGCAGTAGGTTTGACAGTTTTGTCAGTATTTATAATCCGTGAATTGAAGGCCAAGAATCCTATACTAAATTTGAGTATATTTAAAAACAAAGGGTTCACTGTTAGTGTTATAATCAGGAGTGTCATTACAATGGGCCTATATGCAGGGTCATTGTTGACGCCGTTATTTTTACAAAATGCTCAACATGTTTCAGCTTTGGATGCCGGATTGATTCTCCTTCCATCTTCATTGGTTATGGCATTAAGCATGTTGATTGTGGGAAAACTATGCGACCGTATTGACCCTAGAATATTTGTTATAACAGGAGTAATTTCAATGGCAGTGGGATCATATTTTTTATCTCATTTAACTGTGGATAGCAGTCATACCTATATAGTATTATGCATGATGCTCCGTAATATCGGAATAGCATTGGCGACTTCTCCTGTGACTAATATAGGCATGTCTTCTTTGGATAGGAAACTTGTAGGTAACGGTTCTTCCGTTAATAACTGGGTGACTCAAAGTATAGGCTGTTTATCAATAGGTATTTTCACATCATTACTGACTTTTCAGGCAAAACAGCATGCTGTTGACCTTGTAAAAACAGGTGATGCGTTAAAACTGAGCAAGGATTTTATAAGTGATAAGTCCTTTGTAATGGGTATAAATGATGTTTATTTCATATCTATGGTTATAGTGCTGATTGCGGTACCTATCTGTTTCTTGTTAAAAAGAAGTAATCCTCACAAACCAAAGTCGGTGTCTGTCAGTACTAAGGTAACAACTGTAGAATAA
- a CDS encoding L,D-transpeptidase family protein, giving the protein MFILINRNRLFSIFTIFIMSIALFFAVNTYVIKGSFTRHAANNQQQFLILIHIDEKTLYLFENDKCIKKYPIASGKPGWPSPIGEWKIVEKSQWGKGFGGRWLGLNVRWGNYGIHGTKNEASIGRSASHGCIRMYNRDIKELYDIVPLGTAVVIRNGPFGPFGMGFRNLKPGDRGSDVLAVQERLKQLGYFNGYESGIYEDDLKEAIFQFQKDHNLKVKVTISTPDYNAMGYSEFE; this is encoded by the coding sequence ATGTTTATCTTAATAAATAGGAACAGATTATTCTCAATCTTCACAATTTTTATAATGTCCATTGCTCTCTTTTTTGCAGTTAATACTTATGTTATCAAAGGGAGTTTTACAAGGCATGCAGCTAATAACCAACAACAATTTCTGATATTGATACATATAGATGAAAAAACACTTTACTTATTTGAAAACGATAAATGTATAAAGAAATACCCTATTGCATCGGGAAAACCCGGATGGCCCTCTCCAATAGGAGAATGGAAAATAGTTGAAAAAAGCCAATGGGGAAAAGGTTTCGGCGGAAGGTGGCTGGGCTTGAATGTCAGATGGGGTAATTATGGGATTCATGGTACAAAAAACGAAGCCTCAATTGGAAGGTCGGCAAGTCATGGATGCATACGTATGTATAATAGGGACATAAAAGAGCTATATGATATAGTGCCTTTGGGAACAGCAGTTGTTATACGCAACGGTCCATTTGGGCCCTTTGGAATGGGATTCAGAAATTTGAAACCGGGAGACAGGGGATCAGATGTTCTGGCCGTTCAAGAAAGACTAAAACAATTGGGATATTTTAATGGTTATGAATCAGGTATATATGAGGATGATTTAAAAGAGGCTATCTTTCAATTTCAAAAAGATCATAATCTTAAAGTAAAAGTTACAATTTCCACGCCAGATTATAATGCAATGGGTTATTCGGAATTTGAATAG
- a CDS encoding Rossmann-like and DUF2520 domain-containing protein has product MNVGFIGAGKVGNTLGKYFEQNNIELTGYYDTDINAAMEAADFTLSVVYTSLSELVKCSDIIFITTTDNTIQNVWGDIKDLSIEGKIICHCSGALSSDVFKGIGEKGAFGYSIHPLFSCSSKTSSYKKLYDALITIEGSRERLQEVEEFFKRLGNSTRIIDSTQKIKYHAAAVFASNQPIALAGQGADLLEQCGFTRDEAIKSVLFLMGHAIENIEKQGLSEALTGPVERNDIMTVRKHLQALSEEEKNIYISLSRKLVKIAKIKNPEKNYIELEDLLGQN; this is encoded by the coding sequence ATGAACGTAGGATTTATTGGAGCGGGAAAAGTCGGCAATACTCTTGGAAAATACTTTGAACAAAATAACATAGAACTGACGGGGTATTATGATACTGATATAAATGCTGCAATGGAAGCAGCGGATTTTACACTGTCGGTAGTATATACATCATTAAGCGAGCTTGTTAAATGCAGTGATATTATATTTATTACAACCACTGATAATACTATACAAAACGTATGGGGAGATATAAAAGATCTATCTATTGAAGGTAAAATAATCTGTCATTGCTCTGGAGCCTTGTCTTCGGATGTATTTAAGGGGATTGGCGAGAAAGGGGCATTTGGTTATTCAATTCATCCTCTTTTTTCGTGTAGCAGCAAAACCTCCTCATATAAAAAACTGTATGATGCGTTGATAACAATTGAAGGAAGCCGGGAGCGTTTGCAGGAAGTTGAAGAATTCTTCAAAAGACTTGGAAACAGTACCAGAATAATTGATTCGACCCAAAAAATTAAATATCATGCTGCAGCGGTTTTTGCCAGTAATCAGCCAATAGCACTTGCCGGGCAGGGCGCAGACCTTCTGGAGCAATGTGGTTTTACCCGGGATGAAGCTATAAAATCCGTTCTTTTTCTAATGGGTCATGCCATTGAAAATATTGAGAAACAAGGATTGTCAGAGGCATTAACAGGGCCTGTTGAGCGTAATGATATAATGACCGTACGAAAGCATCTTCAGGCTTTATCAGAAGAAGAAAAAAATATATATATTTCATTATCCAGAAAATTAGTTAAAATAGCCAAAATAAAAAACCCTGAAAAAAATTACATTGAATTAGAAGACCTTTTAGGGCAAAATTAA
- the gmk gene encoding guanylate kinase, with the protein MMQQKGLLVVVSGPSGTGKGTVCKKLLSQRENVRYSVSATTRKPREGEIEGQSYFFVSESKFLDMIKNDALIEWDKYCDNYYGTPKSYVDSCMENGMDIILEITVEGALEIKQKYPDSVLIFILPPSFDELRRRIECRATECTDVIEKRLQKAANEIKYVSKYDYLILNDSVDEAVLNIEKVLDSERLKPSRNIEMIESLFK; encoded by the coding sequence ATCATGCAACAAAAAGGCCTATTAGTTGTAGTGTCCGGACCTTCAGGAACAGGAAAGGGTACGGTATGCAAAAAGTTGTTGTCTCAAAGGGAAAATGTAAGGTATTCTGTTTCAGCTACTACCAGAAAACCACGTGAAGGTGAAATTGAGGGCCAGAGCTATTTCTTTGTTTCAGAAAGCAAATTTTTGGATATGATAAAGAATGATGCCCTCATCGAGTGGGATAAGTACTGTGACAATTACTATGGAACACCAAAGTCATATGTTGATTCCTGCATGGAAAACGGTATGGACATAATATTGGAAATAACCGTTGAAGGGGCTCTTGAAATAAAGCAAAAGTACCCTGATTCCGTACTTATATTTATTCTGCCGCCGTCCTTTGATGAATTAAGAAGGAGAATAGAGTGCAGAGCTACAGAGTGTACTGACGTTATAGAAAAAAGATTGCAAAAGGCTGCCAACGAAATTAAATATGTTTCAAAATATGACTATTTAATTTTAAATGACAGTGTTGATGAAGCAGTTTTGAATATAGAAAAGGTTTTAGATAGCGAGCGGTTAAAGCCATCCAGAAATATTGAAATGATAGAAAGTTTATTCAAGTAA
- the panB gene encoding 3-methyl-2-oxobutanoate hydroxymethyltransferase, translated as MTVEGNRIKNTAASIQNQKRNGDKISMLTAYDYSTAKLMDEAGVNCILVGDSLGMVMLGYENTLSVTMEDMIHHTAAVSRGSKFAFIIADMPFMSYHTSVYDAVVNAGRLIKEGNAHAVKLEGGKEVCPQIKAIVDAKIPLVSHLGMTPQSINSFGGFKVQGKDEAAAIKLIDDAKAVEAAGATAVVLECVPAELSKIITNKLSIPTIGIGAGKYCDGQVLVYQDMLGIYSDIAPKFVKKYADIGSEMKSAFRRYISEIKNSTFPEQEHSYKIDAAVIEKLISEDKL; from the coding sequence ATGACAGTAGAAGGAAATAGAATAAAAAATACAGCTGCGTCTATTCAAAATCAGAAAAGAAACGGCGATAAAATCAGTATGCTTACAGCTTACGATTATTCAACAGCAAAATTGATGGATGAAGCAGGAGTTAATTGTATTCTGGTGGGGGATTCACTGGGTATGGTTATGCTTGGCTATGAGAATACTTTATCGGTTACAATGGAGGACATGATACACCATACAGCGGCCGTATCAAGGGGAAGTAAGTTTGCATTTATTATTGCAGATATGCCGTTTATGTCTTACCATACTTCTGTTTACGATGCTGTTGTAAATGCAGGAAGATTGATAAAGGAAGGAAATGCACATGCAGTAAAGCTTGAAGGTGGCAAGGAAGTATGTCCTCAGATAAAAGCAATTGTAGATGCAAAAATACCTTTGGTATCCCATTTGGGTATGACACCCCAATCCATAAATTCTTTTGGTGGATTTAAAGTACAGGGTAAAGATGAAGCAGCTGCCATTAAATTAATTGATGATGCCAAAGCTGTTGAAGCTGCCGGTGCTACTGCTGTTGTACTGGAATGTGTTCCGGCAGAACTTTCAAAAATTATTACCAATAAGCTGTCTATACCCACAATCGGAATAGGTGCAGGAAAATACTGTGATGGGCAGGTACTTGTATATCAGGATATGCTGGGTATTTATTCGGATATTGCTCCTAAATTTGTAAAAAAATATGCTGATATAGGTTCGGAGATGAAATCGGCATTTAGAAGATATATTAGTGAAATAAAGAACTCAACTTTTCCGGAACAAGAACATTCTTATAAGATAGATGCAGCGGTTATTGAGAAGTTGATTTCGGAGGATAAGTTATGA
- a CDS encoding GerAB/ArcD/ProY family transporter — protein MEKISKNQLFCLIMMGQIGSTNLWALGIEAKRDAWIVDIISTIAGMGLVWLYTSIYSKYPEKNIVGITQSILGKTLGWPLGFIYFMIYTFNATRTTSEFADLINVTFLQDTPNLVIQIIFYIAIIYVLFLGIETLGRIAEIIFPVVILLIISIYIMIIASKQINLKELLPVFQGGFKPILKAFYPIGINFPFGLVYVFFQFWKYNGSIKEVKKTTYWALALTGVNLTVSLIIMVTSMGTNYTSNATIPFLEVIKLISIGDIITNLDAIGVILVFMGGFYLTILFYYSAVLIFAELFHIKDYRWVLIPLAVFIMWYSKIYEPNYPFHVKYLVPQYWQQWVPVSNIVPIMLLLIFHLKRYCNKDLNIQNK, from the coding sequence ATGGAGAAAATAAGTAAGAACCAACTTTTCTGTCTGATAATGATGGGACAGATAGGCAGCACCAATCTATGGGCTTTAGGTATTGAAGCAAAAAGAGATGCCTGGATTGTAGATATAATTTCAACAATTGCCGGAATGGGTTTGGTCTGGTTGTATACATCCATATACAGTAAATATCCTGAAAAGAACATTGTGGGAATAACTCAATCCATTCTGGGTAAAACTTTGGGATGGCCATTGGGATTTATTTATTTTATGATATATACTTTTAATGCCACCAGAACCACAAGTGAATTTGCTGATCTGATAAATGTAACATTCCTCCAGGATACACCCAATCTGGTAATACAGATTATTTTTTATATAGCAATTATTTATGTGCTTTTTTTAGGGATAGAGACTCTGGGACGTATTGCGGAAATAATATTTCCTGTAGTAATTTTATTAATAATATCTATCTATATTATGATAATTGCATCAAAACAAATAAATCTAAAAGAACTGCTGCCTGTATTTCAAGGGGGGTTCAAACCTATACTAAAGGCTTTTTATCCAATAGGAATTAACTTTCCCTTCGGTTTGGTTTATGTGTTTTTTCAGTTCTGGAAGTATAACGGGTCGATAAAGGAAGTAAAAAAAACAACTTACTGGGCACTAGCATTGACAGGGGTAAATCTAACTGTTTCCCTTATTATAATGGTTACTTCAATGGGTACTAATTATACTTCCAATGCAACTATACCGTTCCTGGAGGTAATCAAACTCATTAGTATAGGAGATATAATTACTAACCTTGATGCAATAGGAGTTATTCTTGTATTTATGGGTGGATTCTATCTAACCATATTGTTTTACTATTCGGCAGTCTTAATCTTTGCAGAATTATTTCATATAAAAGATTACAGATGGGTTTTAATTCCATTGGCTGTTTTCATTATGTGGTATTCAAAAATATACGAGCCCAATTATCCGTTTCATGTAAAATACCTTGTACCGCAGTACTGGCAGCAATGGGTTCCAGTTAGCAATATAGTTCCTATAATGCTTTTATTGATATTTCATCTAAAAAGATATTGTAATAAGGATTTAAATATTCAAAATAAATAA
- a CDS encoding Ger(x)C family spore germination protein produces the protein MNKKIVAITVIITFSAMLLTGCWDRKELNQLGIAMAIGLDKGDDGRIQLTSQIVRPAAMEKKGGGKEPPYELVISSGDSIFEAIRHTVKEFDRRSFFSHIKVIVVGEDYAREGLGDTIDFITRSHELRKTTWLIVASDCKASDVLGVKHGLEKVQANYMEGILKSQKIESSSAVSKVIDFIKTMPGEGSNPVTGVFSLIDVKSVPAEGTEPEQRKGLSLTGSALFKKDKLVGFLDNKETLGLNILTGKCKKTSMNVQALSNKADSQVTIELIKIKCSVKPSINDKGNISFDVAIKAEGNMTEVKQDLDVTNLQLFEQINNNFSNYIKLLTSKTIKDIQENMKTDVFGFGRALEIKYPKTWSKIKSKWDDEIFPNVSYTVEVATCLNRTGLTLKPLNAKKLGK, from the coding sequence TTGAATAAAAAGATTGTTGCAATAACAGTTATCATTACCTTTTCTGCAATGCTTCTAACAGGCTGTTGGGACCGTAAAGAACTGAATCAATTGGGAATTGCAATGGCTATAGGGTTGGATAAGGGAGATGACGGCAGAATCCAATTAACAAGTCAGATAGTCCGTCCTGCAGCAATGGAAAAAAAAGGCGGTGGAAAAGAACCTCCTTATGAGCTAGTCATTTCGTCAGGAGACTCTATATTTGAAGCAATCAGACATACAGTTAAGGAATTTGACAGGAGAAGCTTTTTCTCTCATATTAAAGTAATAGTCGTTGGTGAGGACTATGCACGAGAGGGCCTTGGAGACACAATTGACTTCATAACCCGCAGTCATGAATTGAGAAAAACAACATGGCTTATCGTTGCTTCAGACTGCAAAGCCTCCGATGTACTTGGCGTTAAACATGGACTTGAAAAGGTACAGGCAAACTATATGGAAGGCATACTCAAATCTCAGAAGATAGAGTCAAGTTCCGCAGTCTCTAAAGTAATAGATTTTATAAAGACAATGCCCGGTGAAGGAAGCAACCCTGTTACCGGTGTTTTTTCGTTGATTGATGTTAAAAGTGTCCCTGCAGAAGGAACAGAACCAGAGCAACGCAAAGGACTAAGTCTTACCGGATCAGCACTATTTAAAAAGGATAAACTGGTGGGGTTTCTTGATAATAAAGAAACTCTTGGTCTGAATATTTTGACCGGAAAATGCAAAAAGACATCCATGAATGTACAAGCTCTTAGTAATAAAGCCGACAGTCAAGTTACAATTGAACTGATAAAAATTAAATGTTCTGTCAAACCATCCATCAATGATAAAGGTAATATATCATTTGATGTTGCAATAAAAGCAGAGGGAAATATGACTGAAGTCAAGCAAGACCTTGATGTGACTAATCTACAGCTTTTTGAACAAATTAACAATAATTTTTCAAATTATATAAAACTTTTAACTAGCAAAACAATAAAGGACATACAGGAAAATATGAAAACAGATGTATTTGGTTTTGGAAGAGCTTTAGAAATAAAGTACCCTAAAACCTGGAGTAAAATAAAAAGCAAATGGGATGATGAGATATTTCCTAATGTATCATATACAGTCGAAGTAGCCACTTGTCTCAACAGAACCGGACTGACCTTAAAACCACTCAATGCTAAAAAGCTTGGTAAGTAA
- a CDS encoding TrkA C-terminal domain-containing protein gives MNRILERLWAYCLKLLEFPICLDSQLDGRKIKTVKWPSHSLLIVVKRGEQEIILKGDTFLQSGDYLVMLTNEDRVLKINDLMLTLTESK, from the coding sequence TTGAATAGGATTTTAGAAAGGCTATGGGCATACTGTCTGAAATTACTGGAATTCCCAATTTGCCTTGATTCTCAGTTGGATGGCAGGAAAATCAAAACCGTAAAATGGCCCTCCCATTCACTTCTAATAGTCGTTAAGCGTGGTGAACAGGAGATTATCCTAAAAGGAGATACCTTTTTACAATCAGGCGATTATCTTGTTATGCTTACAAATGAGGATAGAGTTTTAAAAATTAATGATTTGATGCTAACATTAACCGAAAGCAAATAA
- the panD gene encoding aspartate 1-decarboxylase has translation MNITLLSGKIHRATVTQAELNYVGSITIDEDLLEAAGIMEYEKVCVVNINNGKRLETYTIAGEKGSGVICLNGAAARYAQISDKVIIMAYAQMTREEAQKHKPNVVFVDENNRITCKTNYEKHGQIVD, from the coding sequence ATGAATATTACATTATTAAGCGGAAAAATCCATAGAGCTACAGTTACGCAGGCAGAATTAAACTATGTAGGAAGTATCACTATAGATGAAGATCTCTTGGAAGCAGCGGGGATTATGGAATATGAAAAAGTTTGCGTAGTAAATATTAATAACGGTAAAAGGTTGGAAACATATACAATTGCTGGTGAGAAGGGTTCGGGTGTGATTTGTCTAAATGGTGCAGCTGCCAGATATGCACAAATAAGTGATAAAGTTATTATCATGGCATATGCACAGATGACCAGGGAAGAAGCCCAGAAGCATAAACCCAATGTAGTATTTGTTGACGAAAATAATCGTATTACTTGTAAAACCAATTACGAAAAGCATGGCCAAATTGTAGACTAA
- the rpoZ gene encoding DNA-directed RNA polymerase subunit omega yields MIYPSINELMKKVDSRYTLAVEAAKRARQLVDGSSKMTKFNSDKEVTIAIHEIAEDKITYVRTKSGIK; encoded by the coding sequence ATGATTTATCCTTCAATTAATGAATTGATGAAAAAAGTTGACAGTAGGTACACATTAGCAGTTGAAGCTGCAAAAAGGGCAAGACAATTAGTAGACGGATCAAGCAAGATGACTAAGTTTAACTCCGATAAAGAAGTTACTATTGCTATACATGAGATAGCAGAGGATAAAATAACTTATGTTAGAACAAAGAGCGGGATAAAATAG
- a CDS encoding glycine--tRNA ligase encodes MAAEKTMEKIVALAKNRGFVYPGSDIYGGLANAWDYGPLGVELKNNVKKAWWRKFIQESPYNVGVDCAILMNPQVWVASGHVGGFSDPLIDCKDCKTRHRADKLIEDWNAENNIEFRVDGLKNEELMQYIKDKGVKCPGCGSANFTEIRKFNLMFKTFQGVTEDSKAEIFLRPETAQGIFVNFKNVQRTTRKKIPFGIGQIGKSFRNEITPGNFTFRTREFEQMELEFFCEPGKDLEWFKYWKDFCYNWLLSLNMTKENLKLRDHEKEELSHYSNATTDIEFLFPFGWGELWGIADRTDFDLKQHMTHAKDDLSYFDPTTNEKYVPYCIEPSLGADRVTLAFLCDAYNEEEVAEGDVRTVLKFHPAIAPVKIAVLPLSKKLGEEAEKVYHMLTKTYHCEYDETGSIGKRYRRQDEIGTPYCITFDFDSLEDKSVTIRDRDTMQQVRIKIEDLAAYFENKFEF; translated from the coding sequence GTGGCAGCTGAAAAGACAATGGAAAAAATAGTTGCATTAGCTAAAAACCGAGGGTTTGTTTACCCAGGTTCCGATATATACGGAGGATTGGCAAATGCATGGGACTACGGTCCTCTTGGCGTAGAGCTTAAAAATAACGTAAAAAAAGCCTGGTGGCGTAAATTTATACAGGAAAGTCCATACAATGTAGGAGTTGACTGTGCAATACTTATGAATCCTCAGGTGTGGGTGGCTTCAGGTCACGTAGGCGGTTTCAGTGATCCTTTAATTGACTGTAAGGATTGTAAAACACGTCATAGGGCAGATAAACTTATTGAAGATTGGAATGCAGAAAATAATATTGAGTTCAGAGTTGATGGTCTGAAAAATGAAGAATTAATGCAATACATAAAGGATAAAGGTGTAAAATGTCCTGGATGTGGATCTGCAAACTTCACTGAAATCAGAAAGTTCAACCTTATGTTCAAGACTTTTCAAGGTGTTACTGAAGACTCAAAGGCTGAAATATTTTTGAGACCGGAAACTGCACAAGGTATTTTTGTTAATTTCAAGAATGTACAGCGTACAACCAGAAAAAAAATACCTTTTGGTATCGGACAGATAGGTAAGTCTTTTAGAAATGAAATAACACCCGGTAATTTTACATTCAGAACCAGAGAATTTGAACAGATGGAACTTGAATTCTTCTGTGAACCCGGAAAAGACCTTGAATGGTTTAAATATTGGAAGGATTTCTGTTATAACTGGCTCCTAAGCCTGAATATGACAAAGGAAAATCTGAAGCTTCGTGACCACGAAAAGGAAGAACTTTCACACTACAGTAATGCAACTACTGATATTGAGTTCCTTTTCCCATTTGGTTGGGGAGAGCTTTGGGGAATTGCAGACAGAACTGACTTTGACTTGAAACAACACATGACCCATGCAAAAGATGACTTGTCATACTTTGACCCTACTACAAATGAGAAGTATGTTCCATATTGTATAGAGCCGTCTTTGGGTGCTGACAGAGTTACACTGGCTTTCCTGTGTGATGCTTATAACGAAGAGGAAGTTGCAGAGGGTGATGTAAGAACTGTTTTAAAATTCCATCCTGCTATAGCACCTGTAAAGATAGCTGTTCTTCCGCTTTCAAAGAAATTGGGCGAAGAAGCAGAGAAGGTTTACCATATGTTAACTAAGACATATCACTGTGAATATGATGAAACAGGAAGCATAGGTAAGAGATACAGAAGACAGGATGAAATAGGAACACCATATTGTATTACTTTTGATTTTGATTCACTTGAAGACAAGAGTGTTACAATAAGAGACAGAGATACAATGCAACAGGTTAGAATCAAAATTGAAGATCTTGCGGCATATTTTGAAAATAAATTTGAATTTTAA
- a CDS encoding PadR family transcriptional regulator, with the protein MNKLSYGLLSFLSTEPMTGYDLMLKLNQFWRTTHSAIYPLLAELEEKQYVIYTLVGQNSKPDKKVYEITEPGREVLKGWISSPTDEAVRKDEMMLKIYCIQGFDGATIEKLINEMEERYQKQLIRYTESLNKLISGVNNKFDSFKSQGFGSYLLLEKAICDVKLSIRWCKWIRDIYNRNKEIDCTHDNFRGFQEN; encoded by the coding sequence ATGAACAAATTATCTTATGGATTGCTTAGCTTTTTATCAACTGAACCAATGACAGGGTATGATTTAATGCTTAAGCTGAATCAGTTCTGGCGTACTACCCATAGTGCAATATACCCTTTGCTTGCTGAACTGGAAGAAAAACAATACGTTATATATACGTTGGTTGGCCAAAATAGCAAGCCTGATAAGAAGGTTTACGAAATAACCGAACCCGGCAGAGAAGTTCTCAAAGGATGGATTTCGTCTCCAACTGATGAAGCGGTTAGAAAAGATGAAATGATGCTAAAAATTTATTGTATACAAGGTTTTGACGGTGCAACTATTGAAAAGCTAATTAATGAAATGGAAGAAAGGTATCAAAAGCAGCTTATTAGATATACTGAGTCGCTGAATAAACTGATATCCGGTGTTAACAATAAATTTGATTCCTTTAAATCACAGGGATTCGGCTCTTATTTGCTGCTTGAGAAAGCAATATGTGACGTAAAATTATCAATAAGGTGGTGCAAATGGATTCGTGATATATATAATCGCAATAAGGAAATTGACTGCACCCACGATAATTTTAGAGGATTTCAGGAAAATTAA
- the panC gene encoding pantoate--beta-alanine ligase, translated as MKVVKTINEVKNIVNAWKKQGLSIGFVPTMGYLHEGHGSLIIKARENSKVVVSIFVNPMQFGPTEDLDKYPRDLEKDSKYCEELGVDLIFNPEPGEMYPEGFCTSVDISVLSEDLCGLSRPVHFKGVCTVVNKLLNIVNPDKAYFGEKDAQQLAIIKRMVKDLSMDVEIVGCPIIREKDGLAKSSRNTYLNSEERRAALALSKSIFAGKDMVKEGCREVDLLLKKMKDIIDQEPLARIDYLKAVDAMTMQQVDTIDRPVLIAMAVYIGNVRLIDNFSFIPD; from the coding sequence ATGAAAGTAGTCAAGACGATAAATGAAGTAAAAAATATAGTAAATGCTTGGAAAAAACAAGGCTTGTCAATCGGCTTTGTTCCTACTATGGGATATTTGCATGAAGGCCATGGAAGCCTTATTATCAAAGCCCGTGAAAATTCTAAAGTAGTAGTGAGTATATTTGTAAATCCCATGCAGTTTGGGCCTACAGAGGATTTGGACAAGTATCCCAGAGACTTGGAAAAGGATTCAAAGTATTGCGAGGAATTAGGTGTGGATTTAATATTCAACCCTGAACCGGGAGAGATGTATCCTGAGGGCTTCTGTACTTCTGTGGACATATCGGTTCTGAGCGAGGATTTATGCGGGCTTAGCCGCCCTGTGCACTTTAAGGGAGTATGCACTGTTGTAAATAAGCTGCTCAATATTGTAAATCCGGACAAAGCTTATTTTGGAGAGAAGGATGCACAGCAGTTGGCTATCATAAAGAGAATGGTAAAGGACTTAAGCATGGATGTTGAAATTGTCGGCTGCCCCATTATCCGAGAAAAAGACGGTCTTGCAAAAAGCTCGCGAAATACTTACCTGAACAGTGAAGAAAGAAGAGCGGCGTTGGCACTAAGTAAATCAATCTTCGCCGGTAAAGATATGGTTAAAGAAGGATGCAGGGAAGTAGATCTTCTTTTAAAGAAGATGAAAGATATCATAGACCAGGAGCCGTTAGCAAGGATAGATTATTTAAAAGCTGTAGACGCAATGACAATGCAGCAGGTTGATACTATAGACAGACCTGTTCTAATAGCAATGGCGGTTTATATAGGAAATGTCAGACTAATTGACAATTTTTCTTTTATACCCGATTAA